The region GGACTCAACAAGCCTGTAGCACCTGGTGAGGCAGCATTAGCTGGAGCAGCGCTTCTCCATGGGTGTGGTCCCACAGCTGCACCATCTGGGCGGTTAGCTGGAATGCAAACTCCTGAACCCCACCCTTCTGTGCTGTGACATATCCTCCAGGTGGCCATGCTGCACGCTCAAGTTTGAGAAGGACTGACCTGGAGTTAGTGTGTTCACAAACAGAAGCCATCTGCATCCGTCCCAGCAGCATCTAGCAGAGTGGGAAGGGGTTTCCCTTCCAAAGCCTGTCAACAGATGACAGAGAGGGCGCCCCCTTCAGGTTAAGAGCAGCACCAACCTTCACCTGAGCGAGTGAGGGCTCCTCTGGCAACTAGTCAAGGTCTCACATGGAGTCTGCACAGATGGGACAGCTAGAGGAATGTGATTCCCAGCAAACCCACGTGCAGTGTGAGCACCCCACTTCTCTAGCACAAGGATTCAtgtgatttccttttctctgtgagaTTTACGAAATCCCGAGTCCTAGGTGGCAGCCTTCCTTAGCAGACTTCATGAGTCTTTGAGATCCTCACGAGGTAACTGATGGCATTATCATAAGTAGTTCAGACAGAAGATATCATCCCAGGACAGGTGCTGCCTTAGAGGAATCAGCTTCTGGCTCACAGCTGCGACTGGGGACCACAGTGCAGGTGTCAGTGTTGGGAAGGAAAGTGGTGTGACATGCCAGGAAGACAGAGCAGAAGCTAAGTGATTCAAAGATGGTGTTTATACTTCAAAATGCCTTTCCTTCCAAGTTTCACATTTGGGGCTTCTAGGCCTTTTGGACTGAAGAGAAAGAActgctgttttctcttcttaagtGTTCCACACAGACTGGGGAGATTGGGGAATAGCAGCAGAATGCCCATGGCGACTTTCTAGCACCAGTTCCATAACTCAGGGTCAGCCCAGTTTAACAGAAAGCCTGCAGAAGGTGGAAGGAAGATGGGAATGTGGAGGAAGAGTGTGGAGAAGAGTCCAGTGAGGTGGAAAGAAGGGAGACAAGTGTGCTGATCTGCTCCCTTCCCCTGCACAGGGACACGGTCCGCTGTCACTCCCGAGTCATGTGTTTATATGCCCTAGCAAGGTCAGAGCAGGAATGACGATCTTAGCCTCCTCTGGCGTCCTGGCTAATTAAAatcaaccaagagtcagactgctgagaagaaaattatagcaacaaagttttcattatttttcctgaaaaaaagatgggaaaaggaAACAGGGCCCAAGAGAAAGATGTTCATAAGCAAATCCAGtgctttttgctattttttttttaagtaggctacatGTTctgcgtggagcccaacacaggcttgaactcatgaccctgagatcaagacctgagccgaaatgcagagtcaggtgcttagccgactgagccacccaggtgccccagccatgCCTTTTCTATGTAACCCctttttgcaaaagaaaatcaTCCATGCAGGCTAGAACTACCTTTTGAGAACAAAGTTTATTCTGACCCggaattataataatttttaaagtcctATCAGTTACACCACGCAGGGTAGGAATTACTCAGACTTTTTCTCTCCTCGACTTCTTCTGAAAAACCAAATTGGCTAGCTATAGCTGAATTTAGCTGGGACGTAACATGCATTTCTTTATCATTAACTACCATAGAAAAGCACACTTAGTTTGCATCCAAATGGTCTCCAGTAAAGTCTATTTTGCTTGCAGTAGTTGGGTTATCCTGATTTCTCTTCCCCAAGTTCTGCTCGCTCTCTGGGGAACGCTATTAAgtcttgtttttccctttttttgatttgggggcacctggccagcGGAAGCCTCGCAGGTGCAGGCAGTCGGCAACATTGTGGGCAATGTAGTAGAGGTTCAGCATGGCCGCAGGGCTGAGGATGTCCACCTCCggcttcttctgcttcttcccgCCAGACTTGCCTTGGCTTTTTCCTTGTTTCCCTTTACCTGGCTTTCAAAGACAAGTATGTATGGGGCATAAGTTAGTTTTTCTGACCTTGAAATAATTTTCAGCATTTCCTATTGAACATTAGAAACAAAAACTCTTGAAAGAATTGTAATGATAACAAAAATTTTTGCATGGAGTGGGAGCAGTCACGTGCAATCTAATTCAACAAATGTGTATTAAGCACCCAGATTAAAAGAGACCAaacctgagggatccctgggtggctcagcggtttagcatttgccttcagcccagggtgtgatgctgggatcttgggatcgagtcccatgtccggccccctgcatggagcctgcttttccctctgcctctctctgtgtgtctctcatgaatacataaatgaaaatctttaaaaacaaaaacaaactttttttaaataaaagagaaacctaATCTAATGATTATATGGACTTTGTTTGCATtgatttgaatgaaatgaaaaagacatttttagcCAATCAGAGACATTTGGTAATATCAAGGAATTACTAATTCTGTTAGGtgtgagcagccctggtggctcagcggtttagcgccgccttcagcccagggtgtgatcctggagacccaggattgagtcccgtgttgggttccctgcatggagcctgcttctccctctgcctgtgtctctgcctctctctgtgtgtctctcatgaataaataaatgtttttttaaaaaaatctgtttggtGTGATAGTGGTATTGGGTcatggaagaaaatgtttatgCATTTCAGAAATGCACATTATGATCTGTGGAAATGGCAATGTAAGAAGGCTGCTTTAAAATAGTGCAGCTCCCCCAaaagacagatgaagaaaatgtggcaaAATCCTGACAACTTCTGAGTCTGAGAAATGGATATATAAGAATTCATTTTACTATTCTATTTTTGTTATGTATAGAAACTTTCATAATAAAGATTAGTTAAAAACATTAGATAATCAGGATGCAAACACATATTTTGACATTTGTTATGTTGTAGTCACTACCTCATTAAGCAGTCATGAGGGTTGAGATGGATATAAGACACTTAGCATAGACTCTGAcatgaaggaaacaataaatggtTGTCCCCATCATTTTATCACTCCTCCAAGCTGTGTTTTGAGGCAGAGAGGCATTATTCCTGTCTTAAGAATGGAAAAATGGAGGCAGAGCAAGGTCACAGTGCAAACCAGTGTCCACTAGCTCAGCACCTGTGCTCTTGCCATGACCTTGTTGCCAGGCCAGGGCCTTTTAGGAAAAAGCATGGATATTATCCTAATGAATGTGGTAACAAACTATCTGAAGTTTTGCTAGAGCCACACAAAGCTGAATTGACATTTCAGCGgtggccaaaccgctgcgccacccagggatccctggaagatTGTGATTTAAAATCTTAGgattccaaaaaaattaaataaataaataaataaatataaaaataaataaaataaaataaaataaaataaaataaaataaaataaaataaaatcttaggattccagggcagccctggtggcccagaggtttggtgccgcctttggcccagggtgtgatcctggggacctgggatggagtcccacgtcaggctccctgcatggagcctgcttctccctctgcctgtgtctctgcctttctctctctctctgtgtctatcgtgAATGAAACCCACCCGTACATAAAATAACAGATGGGGATGTGTTATATGGAAAGTGTCTCCAAGAAAGAAGAGGAATGTGTAAGTTATCAAGAATACTTGCTAGGGCTAAATATTTGTATAGAATAGACACCATGTTGATagcatctcatttttaaaatgtcccaggcaaaaaaataaaaaataaaaatgtccaggctaaataaagagaaataaagtcgATGTGttaaaaacactaaaatacatttttgttaagtGAAATGGAATACATTTCTAGATACAAAACCCAGGAATGAAGTTGAGAATTATCTTGCAACACAGCAACCTGGCTTTAATgtggaaattcaaatttaaaaaaaaagtgggcagcccaattggctcagcggtttagcaccagcttcagcccagggcgtggtcctggagacctgggatcaagtccctgcatggagcctgcttctccctctgcctgtgtctctgcctctctctttctctgtgtctctcatgaatgaataaataaaatcttaaaaaaaaaaaaacaatatgaaaactCATGTTAACTCTACCTCCTGAGAAAACATCCCCTTGGGGTGTAGGATGTACACTGCCATAGCTCTTAAAATTTGGGGGTcctttatttatgattttatacttttttgcaTGGCAACCATATGACTTACCTGGAGtaactgcccccccccaaaaagtgTTTTAATCTCTAAGACAGTTTGATAACTAACACACaaagatttgatatttttattcaaagttttcatctttttgtagAAATTGGCAAAATGActctctaaaattcatatggaaatgcaaagggctttgaaaaagaacaaagttgaaggactaaTGCTaccttattttaagaattataaaactacagtatccagacagtatggtattggtgtcaagatagacaaatagatcaatggaagagaataaaagTCTAAGAATTGGTCCACCCGCATACAAACAACTGCTTTTCCACAAAattgcaaaagcaattcaatagaGCAATGATAACTgatgagggaggagcagaggcagaaaaatGTTCTTTGGCCCAGAAGGCCAACCCATATCCTGCATAGTTCAGATGAGGATCAAATATGTGCTCGTTGCTACATCCTGAAAGGGTTTCGTGACTGCCTGCACATCTCACCAATGGTTAATACTGAGCTGAATAACAAGTGCCAGAGAAATCTTGCGAAAGTGTTTTCTGagtagaaattcaaagaaaacatttatgatcTAATACTCCCTGCATGTTGCCTCCCCCTTGAGCACTAAGCATATAACCACCAGCTTCGTACAACAAACGTGCAGTTCTTTCTGCCCAAGGATCTCATCCTCATGCTACTTAAATAAATTGCACCTAAAATGCCTCAGGAATTCTTTCCTGATCATCGTGCTCAACAATCGAgcaactttttcaaaaaatgggGCTAGAACAATGCATATCCATTTACAAAAAGACGAACCTCAATTCATGCTTGTATCATATACAAAGTTTAACTCAAAATGGCTCAGATacctaaatataaaaccaaaaagtataaaagtcctagaagaaaatagaagagaaaacctTTATGACCTTAGgctaggcaaagatttcttggatCTGTCACCAAACAAAGCACAATCCATCAAAGAACAAATTAACAAATGcaccatcaaaattaaaaacctgtgttcttccgggacacctgggtggctcagttggtcaagcatctgtctgcctttggctcaggtcatgattctggggtcctgggatcgagccccatgtagggctccctgctcaacaggaagcctgcctctccctctgcctactgctccccctgcttgtgcgctctctctcgctctgtcaaataaataaataaaatctttaaaaacaacttgTGTTCTTCAAAAGatattgttaagaaaatgaaaagctcaaaaaaaaaaaaaaaaaaaaaaaggaaaatgaaaagctcaggcagcctgggtggctcagtggtttagcgccgccttcagcccagggcctgatcctggagacccaggatcaagtcccatgtcaggctccctgcatggagcctgcttctccctctgtctgtgtctctgcctctttctctctctgtgtctctcatgaataaataaatgaaatcttagaaaagaaaatgaaaagctaagCCACAGTCTGggagaaaatgtttccaaattgtATATCTGATAAAGCCCTTATATTCAGAATGGATAAAGGACTCTcaaaacacaattaaaaacaaccaaacaacaacaaacacccaggcatcctgaacaAATACTttctcaaagaagatatacaaatggccaaaaggcacacgaaaagatactcaacatcaaatcattagggaaatgcaactaaaaccacaatgagggatgcctgggtggcttagcggttgagcgtctgccttggctcagggtgtgatcctggggtcctgggatggagtcccacatcaggcttcccgcatggagcctgttcctccctctgcctgtgtctctgcttccctctctgtgtctctcgtgaatgaaaaaaaaaaaacacgcaaTGAGATACCAGCACACACTCATTAGAATGGCTCAGGTTACCAAGACTGACCATACCAAGTGCTGATGAAGATGTAGAAGATCTGGAACTCTCTGCTGCTGAGAATCTAACATGAAAGaggcattctggaaaacagtatggcagtttctttaaaaggttaaacacatacctaccatatgacccaccattccactgctaggtatttaccaagagaaatgaaagtgtaTATCCTTTCTAAGACTTGTACATGCAATGTTGGTAGTAACTTTGTGGTAGTCTAAAGCCTGGAAACAGCCCAGAAGTCCATCAGtgagggaatgaatgaacaaactgtggtataACCATACACTAGAATATCACTAAGCAATAAAAAGAACTAGTGATGCATGCTACAACTACAACatgggtttttaaatatttaaaaataattttaaaataatttaaattaaacatcttattttttttaaagattttatttatttattcatagagacacacagagagagagggagagacacaggcagagggggaagcaggctccatgcagagagccggacgcgggactcaatccagggtctccaggatcacgccctgggctgcaggcggcgctaaaccactgcgccaccggggctgcccaaattaaacatcttaaatataatttaaaaataatttaaaatttaaaaaataattttaaagtaatttaaaataatttaaaatttaatttaaaaataattctacaagtgagggacacctggctggctcagtcagtggagtgtgcgagtcttgatctcaggattgtgggttcaagctccatgttgggtgtagagattacttaaaaataaaatcttaaaaaataattattattattattacacaagtgaaagaagccagaccaccccccccccatacatactgtataattccatatGTTAAAAATCCTACAAATTACAAACTGATCTATAGTCAGGGCAGATCAGCAGCtgcctggggtgggaggtggcgGGGGTGGTACACggagaagcaagagaaaagagcTGATTACAGAGGAGCACATGAGACTCCCAGGGGTGATCCACATGTCTGTTATCTTGATTGCGGTGATGGCTTAATGGGAGCATACAGATGCCAAAGTTATCAAATTGTACATTAAAATACGTGCAACTTATTGTACATCACTTATACCTCAATCAATCTGTGAAGACATTTTTGTGAGTGAAAACTTTCAGTGTCTCGGCTGGTTGGGTTGGTTCAATACAACTCCATGGCCCTTGGCTGTTTCAGGTCCCAGAACACATAGCTCCTGCCTTGAGACTCTCCAAACTCCTTACTGAAGACCACACTGGCATTGCTTCTAGTTCCCAAACCTGCCCAgctgctccccactcccacttCTTCCTGCTGACCCTCCCAGGGGAATATGTTACTTCTCTTTGGGCAGGGCTCcgctcaaatatcacctctttAGAAAACACCTCTCAGATACTGTGTCGATATTCTATCTATAACTAGAGTGACCATATAGTTTATTGTCCAAACCAAGACACTTCAACAGACATAAACTGGACTGTCCcaggcaaggagggagggaggtacgGATGGTTTCCCAACAACCCTTTCAGCCCTGTCATTTTCTAGCTCCTGACGCCAGGCACACTCCACTCTTTAATAGTGCTATTTGGTTCGTGTACTTATGGTGTGTTTCCTAGCCAGGGGTTTGTCTATGAGGTCACCACTGAATTCCTAGGGCCTAAACCAATGTCTGGCACATTTGTATGAAgagatatttgctgaatgaatacatTGCAACTCAAATGCCATGCAACCCCAGGATTTAGAAAGCAAATGTAGAGATCTGCTTTTCTGGATTTTAAGATGGCttcttccttcattcaacaaatacttaacaAATATCTACTGAGCACCAGAACCTGCAATTCAGGGCTACTGTCTTCATGAGGCTTACAGTTGGTGAAGGAGAATTTACAAATGCATTTAGTCACCAACATTAACTCACACTCCTGTGAGCAAGAACCCAGGGTGCCTGGCATTATGATGACACAGAATGGGCAGGGAGTGACCACAACTgggacaggaaggaagaagggtTTACTGAAGGCCAACCTGTGGGCCGAGGGGCAGGGAATTCCCAGGCAAACAGCTTGTGCAAAGGGTCTGAGGTGGAAGGGAATATGCCAAATTGAAGGGACCTCTCAAAAAAGGTCAGTGTGGCTGGCCTATAAGCAACTGTGGTGGGGGTGCAGAGTGAGGGGAGCTTAGGCTGGGAAGGCAGGCAGTGTACAGCTCTGGCCTACAGGCCTGGGAAGCTCAGGGGTTTAACTTTTATCCAAGGAGCAGTGGGAATCCATTAACTTCAATGGCTTTATTAAACTGTTTTGCTTCAGCTCCCTGGGCTCTGAAAGAAAATGACGGTACCAACCATGCACAGCACCCTGGGCAATGACTCAAGTTAAATCAAGAGACATCTATTTAGTGCTTTTACAAGGAATGAAGTAGAAGGGACACAGATTTGCCAAACACATTTCTACACTAGAGTCAAATGGGGGTGAGGAGTGAGGCTTTCCAAGCTGAAATAGGTGAAGCTCTGTAAGTGAGGTGTAGAAGGTCATGGGGGCTTGGGGAGCAATGTGGCAGCGGGAGGTGCTTTGGAGCTGGGCCTATCATGAAGAAAAGTAGATAAGTAGCTTCAGATGGGGCAGCTGCAGGAGGCTTGGAGAAGAATGTGGGTCTAGTGTggtatgtgtttttgtttgttcattttgtttaaagTAGAGAAGTTAATACGGTGAgacacccgggtggcttagtggttgagggtctggcttcggctccggtcatgatccccaggtcctgggatccagttgtgaatcaggctcctctcagggagcccgcttctccatctgcctatgtctctagcctctttctgtgtctctcgtgataaataaaatctttaaaaagaggttaATGTGGTAAATAAAGCTCAAGGTGAGGAATAGTAGTGCTTAGGAGTTTGAGGCCAGGAGAATGAACATGCCATTGCAAAGTGCAGAGAAGGTAGCGGTGAAAAGACCTGGATTGTGAACACAGTTGGGAAGTGCTCTGGGGTGGAGAGATCCAATGGAGAACTGGAGTGGTTTGGCTTCAGAGGGAGTTCTGGGAGCCAACGACTTGGAGGTGGGATGGACGTTCAAGGATGCTGCAGGCCTTCCTGGGCATAAAATTCAAGAATTCCCTGCGCAAAAGGTTTCCTCCAGAGCCCTTCCAAAAACTCGGGTTGGAAGAGACCATCACCGCGAGGATCCCTCGCACCACGGCTCACTTTCTGCTTCTCAATCCGCAGAGGCGAATCCTGCGCAGGACCCAGGACAGCGGCCGCAGGCGGCGAGCGCCGGGGCCGGGCGCTGCGGACACGTCCCGGCTCGCTGGGCTCTCGCGCCCCTGTGCCGGCCCCTTTACCTCTCACGCGTGTGGTTGTGAAGGTGGCGCGACAGAACCCGGGAGCGGAAGCTGAGCAACTCGCAGGAGAGGGCTCCGGCCGCCGTGCTCGCTGTGCCCTtgcgtcccccgcccccccccccccccccccgtcctctTTCCACCCCAAGCGTTCAGGTCTCTAGGCTGGACACCACCCACGGCGACAGCGGACGAAGGTGCCGACCTCGGGGCTGGGTCACACACCTTGGTAAAGCGCGCCTCGGCGAGGCCAACGCTGTTAAACTACCTGAGCGAAAGCCTCGGATCTCAGACTAAGTAAGACCGTTACCATGGCGATCCCTCAGTGGAGCAGGTGAGCGCCGCACGGGCTCCCAGGCCTGAAGCAGAGACAGCGAGCCCAGTTCTCCGCCTCGCCTGCGGGCGGCGCCCCCGCGCCCATCCCTGCCGCCGCCCCGGACGCTCAGGGGAGCCCGGCGGGGTTAGGGGGCACCGGGGCACCGGGGCATCGGGCTCGCGGGGGACGGGGCCGCGCGGTGTTTACCTGTTGCCGGGACACCGGGGCCGCGCGCGCAGCCGTTGGGCCCCGCGGGGCAGCCGGTCCGCCGGCCCCGCCGGCCTCGCCGCGCGGGCTGGGCCGCTTCACCTGGCGCCAGGCGCGGGCGGCGAGGGCCCGGGGCCAGCCTCGCGGGGCGTGGGGGCGGGACGCGGCGGGTGCGCTCCTGGCCTCGCAGCGGGCGGCTTGCGCCGCGGCGCTCGGACACCCACGGGCTGACTGTGCACAAGTCGTCGGAGACGCCAAGACCTTTTTCGGAAAATGACAAACGGCCTGTGAAGGCTGAAGTGAGAGAAACATGGGAAAAGGTTCATAAAGAGCCTGGTACACGCCCCAGAAGAGTCAACTCCTGCCAAAAAGGTTCTTGGGCCCCAAATGGGAGTAAGGAAGGCCGTGGGGCGGAGCAGCTCCCTTCCAGCCTCGGGGGTCCGTCTCGGTGCCCGTTTACTTGCGCTCTCCGCGGGGAGCAGCCTTTGCAGACTCGTGTTTTTGCACGTGGCGGCGGCGGCAGAGACCGGGGCTGACCGCCGTGATCCAGGGaagcacccccccgccccccccaccgaGCCCGGCGCTTCTTCGTTCTCACTGATGTCCGAGCCTCAGTTACCGCTGCTCCCTCGCGCCGGCCGCCTCCTCAGCTGCTTCTGCTCTGTGCCTTAGCCCCTTGCTCACCGGGACCTCACTAGGTACCCACGTCTGTCTGCCTCCTGCTGCCCTCCCGACGGTTGGCTGATCTCCAAGTCCGGTCCTGAGCTCTCTGCTGTTGTATGTCAGTGCCTCCTCCCGTGACGACTCATCTGATAACGTCAGTGACTACCTCTGTTGGGGTGACACAGCCCCCAGCCGGAAGAACGGCCTCCGTCTGAGCTCCAGTCTTGAGGCCGCACCCTTCTCTGGCCTTAGGGCATCTCTCCTTCTGTTGGCCTCTCCGTTTCCGTTGTCACTGGCAACACTGCTCTTGCAGTCTCTTGCCCTCTGTTATCTCTAACTCCTCTCTCCAATGAGGAGTCCCGACCTGAGCATCCTTTGTAAATTCTTTTGTGGGTCCTCCCCTTGACATTTTCATCATTCTAAACTAGACCTTCATTTCGTATTGCAAATAATAGTTAACACTGAAGGAGCGCTAATGTCCAGCACCTTGCTGAGGACTTTGCACACGCCATGGCATCATGTCCCCGCAACTAGTGTGGTCGGTTCCATTATGTTCTCCAGTTTGCTTGAGGTCAGAGTAAGTAagttgcccaagttcacacaagCGGAATCAAAGCCAgctctgtccatctgtccagcTGGTGCTGTTAAACGCTAGTATTATTCAGGAAGGCACACTGGGCTTGAGGCCAGAAGATGTGGGTTCAAAACTTGGCATTACTACATA is a window of Vulpes vulpes isolate BD-2025 chromosome 7, VulVul3, whole genome shotgun sequence DNA encoding:
- the SMKR1 gene encoding small lysine-rich protein 1, giving the protein MVSSNPSFWKGSGGNLLRREFLNFMPRKACSILERPSHLQNASFMLDSQQQRVPDLLHLHQHLPGKGKQGKSQGKSGGKKQKKPEVDILSPAAMLNLYYIAHNVADCLHLRGFRWPGAPKSKKGKNKT